In Sander vitreus isolate 19-12246 chromosome 12, sanVit1, whole genome shotgun sequence, the following proteins share a genomic window:
- the prkab2 gene encoding 5'-AMP-activated protein kinase subunit beta-2, whose product MGNTSDRVSGERHGAKAHRSDSSGSHKDQEPSSKMVDSTDDPNIFNTHGPESKALEEKESDLIEQMNTGPQARPTVIRWAGGGKEVYIAGSFNNWSTKIPLNKSHNDFVAILDLPEGEHQYKFFVDGQWVHDPSEAVVTSQLGTINNLIQVKKSDFEVFDALHVDSLECSDTSDLSSSPPGPYGQEQYSFRPEEHFKAPPILPPHLLQVILNKDTNISCDPALLPEPNHVMLNHLYALSIKDGVMVLSATHRYKKKYVTSLLYKPI is encoded by the exons ATGGGCAACACAAGTGACAGGGTGTCTGGAGAACGCCATGGAGCCAAAGCCCACCGCTCGGACAGCAGCGGCAGTCACAAAGACCAAGAACCCAGCAGCAAGATGGTGGACAGCACAGATGACCCCAACATCTTCAACACCCACGGGCCAGAGTCCAAG GCGTTAGAAGAGAAAGAATCCGATCTGATTGAGCAGATGAACACTGGTCCTCAGGCTCGACCCACGGTCATCCGCTGGGCTGGGGGGGGAAAGGAGGTCTACATAGCCGGTTCCTTTAATAACTGGAGTACCAAGATACCACTAAATAAGAG CCATAATGACTTTGTAGCGATCCTGGACCTGCCAGAAGGAGAGCACCAGTACAAGTTTTTTGTAGATGGACAGTGGGTCCACGATCCCTCAGAG GCGGTTGTAACCAGTCAGCTCGGCACCATCAACAACCTGATCCAGGTGAAGAAGTCCGACTTTGAGGTGTTTGACGCCCTGCATGTAGACTCTCTGGAGTGCTCAGACACATCAG acCTGTCCAGCTCCCCTCCAGGTCCATATGGGCAGGAGCAGTACAGCTTCAGACCTGAGGAGCATTTCAAAGCCCcacccatcctccctcctcaccTCCTCCAAGTCATCCTCAACAAGGACACCAATATATCC TGTGACCCCGCCCTGCTGCCTGAACCCAACCACGTCATGCTAAACCACCTTTACGCCCTCTCGATTAAG